From the genome of Miscanthus floridulus cultivar M001 chromosome 10, ASM1932011v1, whole genome shotgun sequence, one region includes:
- the LOC136488039 gene encoding putative receptor like protein 25, which translates to MFTGDIPFELSKMKDLQFLDLASNNFSGMIPTSLVNLEAMSHIPAGNGSLSDVVYYGLSLSNVVVYYGLSFSGGMRFGPNEFIHMSTLYNDSLSVVTKGQQLEFTTGIRFMVNLDLSCNSLTGHIPEEISALTALTSLNLSWNDLSGTIPMNIGALQSLESLDLSRNGLSGEIPKSVSSLSALSHLNLSYNNLSGQIPSGNQLQVLDNQASIYIGNPGLCGPPLSKKFSYSSNPLKFPHLSFVLIKSGLSGEHIAVVSCSCKQRFLTFRLNKS; encoded by the coding sequence ATGTTCACTGGTGACATCCCTTTCGAGCTTAGCAAGATGAAAGATCTTCAGTTTTTAGACCTAGCTTCTAACAATTTCTCAGGGATGATCCCCACGTCACTTGTGAATTTGGAGGCCATGTCCCACATTCCTGCTGGCAATGGCTCACTTTCAGATGTCGTCTACTATGGATTGTCACTTTCAAATGTTGTCGTCTACTATGGATTGTCATTTTCTGGAGGGATGAGATTTGGGCCTAATGAGTTCATTCACATGAGCACGTTGTACAATGATAGTTTATCAGTTGTCACTAAAGGGCAGCAACTTGAATTTACAACTGGAATCAGGTTTATGGTAAATTTGGATCTGTCTTGCAACAGCTTAACAGGGCATATTCCTGAAGAAATTAGTGCACTTACTGCACTGACAAGCTTAAACCTTTCTTGGAATGATCTAAGCGGGACAATCCCAATGAATATCGGTGCCTTACAGTCGCTGGAATCTTTGGATCTATCACGTAATGGGCTTTCTGGAGAAATCCCTAAGAGCGTATCATCTCTAAGCGCACTCAGCCACTTGAATTTGTCTTACAACAATTTGTCAGGACAAATACCGTCTGGGAATCAGCTACAGGTGCTTGATAACCAGGCATCCATATACATTGGAAACCCCGGTCTTTGTGGTccacctctctccaagaaatttTCCTATAGTTCCAATCCTCTAAAATTTCCCCACCTGTCCTTTGTTTTGATCAAATCAGGCCTTAGTGGTGAACATATAGCAGTTGTGTCATGTAGTTGTAAACAAAGGTTCCTTACATTCAGGTTGAACAAATCATGA